One segment of Theobroma cacao cultivar B97-61/B2 chromosome 9, Criollo_cocoa_genome_V2, whole genome shotgun sequence DNA contains the following:
- the LOC18588650 gene encoding sodium/potassium/calcium exchanger 1: MVGGGNSRRDESLVINSTNVFAALGSLKKKKKKGSEKEHPGSSSKTKGKKGGEKEAEKKEVFWAPSPLKTKSWADVDDEDDDDYYATMAPPVSSWDTHKEPEPALEESESEEECLDEADDDVEEEHENEAEAQVEVQPVVKKPPEASMVTKETERQLSKKELKKKGLEELDAVLAELGLTKPETSGPNDSHGIAQGKKSESNGEMEKKENAPAESKSAKKKKKKDKSSKEVTESSQGQPEGIDTGNDAEETGETEKPEETSAVDVKERLKKVVSMKKKKSSKEMDAAARGAANEAAARSARFAAAKKKEKNHYNQQPMR, translated from the exons ATGGTGGGAGGAGGGAATAGCAGGAGGGACGAATCTTTGGTGATTAACAGCACCAATGTTTTTGCGGCGCTTGGgagtttgaagaagaaaaagaagaagggaaGTGAAAAGGAACATCCAGGCTCCTCTTCTAAGACCAAAGGGAAAAAGGGAGGGGAGAAGGAAGCGGAGAAGAAAGAGGTGTTCTGGGCCCCATCACCTCTCAAGACGAAGTCTTGGGCTGACGTTGATGacgaagatgatgatgattatTATGCCACCATGGCTCCTCCTGTTTCTTCTTGGGACACCCATAAAGAACCTGAGCCTGCTTTAGAG GAAAGTGAGAGTGAGGAAGAATGCCTTGATGAAGCTGATGATGACGTTGAAGAGGAACATGAAAATGAAGCTGAGGCTCAGGTAGAAGTGCAGCCAGTTGTTAAGAAGCCTCCTGAAGCGTCTATGGTCACTAAGGAGACAGAAAGACAGCTTTCAAAGAAGGAACTGAAGAAGAAGGGGCTTGAGGAACTGGATGCTGTTCTTGCAGAGTTAGGATTAACCAAACCAgagacaagtggcccaaatgACTCCCATG GCATTGCACAGGGGAAAAAATCAGAGAGCAATGgagaaatggaaaagaaagagaatgcTCCTGCTGAGAGCAAAAGtgccaaaaagaagaaaaagaaggataaaTCGTCAAAGGAGGTGACAGAATCATCGCAGGGCCAGCCTGAAGGCATTGATACTGGAAATGATGCTGAAGAAACTGGTGAAACTGAGAAGCCAGAAGAGACATCTGCAGTTGATGTGAAAGAACGGCTGAAAAAAGTAGTTTctatgaagaagaaaaaatcaagtaaAGAGATGGATGCTGCTGCCCGAGGAGCTGCCAATGAGGCTGCTGCAAGGAGTGCAAGGTTTGCTGCTGCtaagaaaaagg
- the LOC18588649 gene encoding uncharacterized protein LOC18588649, producing the protein MASLTPGILLKLLQSMNSPTRVTGDHRSALLQVIGIVPALAGSDLWPNHGFYVQLSDSLNSTYVSLSERDTELILSNRLQLGQFVYVDRFHFDSPVPRVSGIRPIAGRHPFVGSPDPLIARISSSKRDFVIQPVSESEYSVDPIAVYLSNKKLEQQQTPTENKDSKIEKPKTRQPLAPRDNVRVNENFESESKVTEKPPQRFSSPATAKRSVSAVKKTNAAVVERDPSPAGKGKRSASPVPSKCVVPSLMAAKEENRKVAREPAIVVPSRYRQPSPNGRKQASPSARRGSLSPGRRLSGVLKVSPAVGDSKKKMATIVAGISKVSEALVGSAKSSRKSWDEQPEKGSGEQKEKGSSKSKPDLQAILRTQAAISRRLSDVHGQKSNDENSSSNEKTTDSPSEDSLATEKLTCAGGALGITIHEKKWTDGSVSWDTLSADLATLGKEAMQRRVLASKAAAEALEEAIATESVIRNLSMFSELSSKSKAGNPIPTIDQFLSIYDDVVKHTGIAKSIAASHNSDTENASSKHSKSSSLWVEAALATDLEIVSLLTPQNNESPSALQRSLSKGRQSHHASAKNQLKATSLPHSEPNAAMWTRGQGMKETVHFAMELKSEMQMWFLRFIEESLDAGFRVLGECGSGSKTLPLDCGSIAAVLSQLKRVNDWLDRAVSNGDGPLVDKVEKLKRKIYGFVIQHVGTTFDNSMHLSSS; encoded by the exons ATGGCTTCGCTTACTCCAGGAATCCTACTAAAGCTCCTCCAATCCATGAACTCCCCCACGCGCGTCACCGGCGACCACCGCTCCGCTCTCCTCCAAGTGATCGGCATCGTCCCAGCTCTTGCCGGCTCCGACCTCTGGCCAAACCACGGCTTCTACGTCCAACTCTCTGATTCCCTCAACTCGACCTACGTCTCCCTCTCCGAGCGCGACACCGAATTAATCCTCTCCAACCGACTCCAGCTCGGCCAGTTCGTCTACGTTGATCGCTTCCATTTTGACTCTCCCGTGCCACGTGTCTCCGGGATCCGCCCAATTGCAGGTCGTCACCCTTTCGTTGGTTCCCCTGACCCTCTCATAGCCCGCATTTCGTCATCCAAAAGGGATTTCGTTATACAACCCGTATCCGAATCCGAATACTCCGTGGATCCAATTGCGGTTTACTTGTCCAACAAAAAATTGGAGCAACAGCAAACACCGACTGAAAACAAGGATTCGAAAATTGAAAAGCCGAAAACAAGGCAGCCTCTCGCGCCTAGAGATAATGTTAGagttaatgaaaattttgaatctgAATCAAAGGTTACTGAAAAGCCGCCGCAAAGATTTTCGTCTCCGGCCACCGCCAAACGTTCCGTTTCAGCTGTTAAGAAAACCAATGCGGCAGTTGTGGAGAGGGATCCATCTCCGGCTGGCAAAGGGAAAAGATCTGCATCTCCGGTACCGTCAAAATGCGTGGTACCGAGCTTGATGGCAGCGAAGGAAGAGAACAGGAAAGTGGCGAGAGAGCCGGCGATCGTAGTACCCTCGAGGTATAGGCAACCTTCGCCTAACGGAAGGAAGCAGGCATCACCGAGTGCTCGAAGAGGATCTCTTTCTCCAGGGAGGAGGTTGTCCGGGGTGTTGAAGGTCTCGCCGGCTGTAGGGGATTCGAAGAAGAAGATGGCAACGATCGTTGCTGGAATTTCCAAGGTGTCCGAAGCACTGGTGGGGTCGGCGAAGAGTAGTAGGAAGAGCTGGGATGAGCAGCCAGAGAAAGGTTCAGGGGAACAAAAGGAGAAAGGTTCTTCTAAGAGTAAACCGGATCTGCAAGCTATTTTGCGGACACAG GCGGCCATTTCAAGACGTTTAAGTGATGTGCATGGTCAAAAATCTAATGATGAAAATTCCTCAAGCAATGAGAAAACAACAGATAGCCCATCCGAAGATAGTCTGGCCACAGAAAAACTAACATGTGCGGGTGGGGCTTTGGGAATCACCATTCATGAAAAGAAATGGACTGATGGCAGTGTTTCATGGGATACCCTTTCTGCTGACCTTGCAACGCTGGGAAAG GAGGCTATGCAAAGGAGAGTTCTTGCCTCTAAAGCTGCAGCAGAGGCATTGGAAGAGGCCATTGCTACTGAATCTGTTATCAGGAATTTAAG CATGTTTTCAGAACTCTCCTCTAAATCCAAGGCTGGGAATCCTATACCCACCATTGAccaatttttatcaatttatgatgatgttgtgAAGCACACTGGGATTGCCAAGTCCATTGCAGCTAGCCACAATTCTGACACAGAAAATGCCTCCTCGAAGCACTCAAAATCCTCTTCACTATGGGTTGAAGCTGCACTGGCTACTGATCTTGAGATAGTCTCCCTTCTAACCCCTCAGAACAATGAGTCTCCATCAGCTCTGCAGAGAAGTTTGTCAAAAGGGCGGCAATCTCATCATGCTTCAGCCAAAAACCAACTCAAAGCTACTTCATTGCCACATTCAGAACCTAATGCTGCAATGTGGACTAGAGGTCAGGGAATGAAAGAGACAGTGCATTTTGCAATGGAGTTGAAGTCTGAGATGCAAATGTGGTTTCTTCGCTTCATTGAGGAGTCCCTGGATGCCGGTTTCCGGGTGCTCGGAGAGTGTGGTTCTGGTAGTAAAACATTGCCTTTGGACTGTGGCTCCATCGCAGCAGTTCTATCGCAGTTGAAACGGGTCAATGATTGGCTAGACCGTGCGGTTTCAAACGGGGATGGGCCATTGGTAGACAAGGTCGAGAAATTGAAGAGGAAAATCTATGGCTTTGTCATTCAGCATGTGGGAACCACTTTTGACAATTCCATGCATCTTTCTTCGTCTTGA
- the LOC18588648 gene encoding syntaxin-32 has translation MPVKSGQSSCRDRTQEFLSVAERLKKTISSVNNASLSNSSGSVGAKPENRRSAVAIQSEFNKRASKIGFGIHQTSQKLAKLAKLAKRTSVFDDPTAEIQELTSVIKQDITALNSAVVDLQLLCNSQNESGNISSDTTTHSTTVVDNLKNRLMSTTKEFKEVLTMRTENMKVHENRRQLFSSTASKDTTNPFIRQRPLVTRSAATSSTSPPPWANGSTSSSQLFPSKQADGESQQHQQQQHQQLVPLQDSYMQSRAEALHNVESTIHELSNIFTQLATMVSQQGELAIRIDENMDESLANVEGAQSQLVRYLNSISSNRWLMIKIFFILIVFLMFFLFFVA, from the exons GCCTGTGAAATCTGGGCAATCGTCGTGTCGGGACCGAACGCAGGAGTTTCTGAGCGTTGCGGAAAGGCTAAAAAAGACAATTTCGTCGGTCAATAATGCGTCGTTGAGTAATAGCAGCGGTAGCGTTGGCGCCAAGCCCGAGAATCGGAGATCTGCCGTGGCGATTCAGTCGGAGTTCAACAAAAGGGCCTCAAAGATTGGGTTCGGTATCCACCAGACATCCCAGAAGCTAGCTAAGCTCGCAAAAT TGGCAAAGAGAACATCTGTGTTTGATGATCCAACTGCTGAGATCCAAGAACTGACATCTGTAATAAAGCAAGATATTACTGCACTTAATTCTGCTGTAGTGGACCTCCAACTGCTTTGCAACTCACAAAATGAAAGTGGAAATATCTCCAGTGACACCACAACCCATTCAACCACAGTTGTAGATAACCTAAAGAATCGACTAATGAGCACCACTAAAGAGTTTAAAGAAGTCCTCACCATGCGAACAGAG AACATGAAGGTTCATGAGAATAGAAGGCAATTGTTTTCTTCAACTGCTTCAAAAGATACTACAAATCCTTTTATTCGCCAGCGACCTCTGGTTACTAGATCAGCAGCTACATCATCAACAAGTCCTCCCCCTTGGGCTAACGGTTCCACATCATCATCCCAGTTATTTCCAAG CAAACAGGCAGATGGGGAGTCGCAGCAGCATCAACAGCAACAGCACCAGCAATTGGTTCCCCTGCAAGACAGCTATATGCAGAGTCGAGCTGAAGCTCTTCATAATGTGGAGTCAACAATTCATGAACTAAGCAATATCTTTACACAACTAGCAACCATGGTTTCTCAACAAGGGGAACTTGCAATCAG GATTGACGAGAACATGGATGAGTCATTGGCAAATGTGGAGGGGGCACAGAGCCAGTTGGTCCGATACCTTAACAGTATTTCATCCAACCGTTGGCTGATGATCAAGATATTCTTTATATTGATTGTATTCCtcatgtttttcttattttttgtggcataa